From the Conger conger chromosome 14, fConCon1.1, whole genome shotgun sequence genome, one window contains:
- the mfsd4aa gene encoding major facilitator superfamily domain-containing protein 4A: MMFNERIWTVFKQNWQHTLTYWSVFFSFGLSISFLGPTVLDLRCQTQSTLQEITCVFFAQQFFLLVGSSVGGLFKETQKCALSALFTCTLLISVVFAIVPLCHSLLLLAVALATGGLAMGIIDTIANFQLVKIYQKDSAVFLQVLHFFIGLGALVSPLIAEPFLSETNCVLGAANATSELRHLRKTLGRNTAHNWSHYHLLTEGIVVTQVAYAFWIMAIISLPVPLVVLALLHRERALSCCCRARSPRLLDQEGVDMKTWAAGPGEEEPKNLHTEGHGGLFSCCRNKPVHTLSPFSTGVHILGGLVVFMTDGIIGVYSVFVYSYAVDPPLALKHKTAGYLSSVFWAAITVGRLISVPMSCRVRPVHMLIGNLAGMVITTLLLLLLHTHGMFLFVGTFFLGLFLSSVFPCMLAYAEDTLDYQGCVTTFVVTCAGSGEMVLQVVVGSFMHRTGSYSFLLCTMVIASVGFILFCVLLLFRHMHR, encoded by the exons ATGATGTTTAACGAGCGAATATGGACCGTTTTTAAACAGAACTGGCAGCATACACTGACCTACTGGAGCGTGTTCTTCAGCTTCGGACTGTCCATTAGCTTCCTCGGTCCCACAGTGCTTGACCTAAGGTGTCAGACGCAGTCCACCCTGCAGGAGATCACCTGTGTGTTTTTCGCTCAGCAGTTCTTTTTGCTCGTCGGCAGTTCGGTTGGCGGACTCTTCAAGGAAAC CCAAAAATGTGCCCTGTCAGCCCTCTTCACCTGCACTTTGCTCATCTCCGTGGTGTTTGCCATCGTGCCCCTGTGCCACAGCCTCCTACTACTGGCCGTCGCCCTGGCGACAGGCGGGCTGGCTATGGGCATCATCGATACCATCGCTAACTTTCAGCTGGTGAAGATCTACCAGAAGGACTCCGCTGTATTCCTGCAG gTTCTTCACTTCTTCATTGGCCTGGGCGCCCTGGTGAGCCCCCTCATTGCCGAGCCCTTCCtatcagagactaactgcgtcctGGGAGCGGCGAATGCCACCAGCGAGCTTCGGCACCTGAGGAAAACCCTGGGCAGGAACACCGCTCACAACTGGTCCCACTACCACCTGCTTACGGAGGGCATCGTGGTCACTCAGGTCGCCTACGCCTTCTGGATCATGGCCATCATCAGC CTGCCGGTGCCCTTGGTGGTCTTGGCTCTCCTGCACCGGGAGAGAGCTCTATCCTGCTGCTGCAGGGCCAGGAGCCCCCGTCTGCTGGACCAGGAGGGCGTCGACATGAAGACATGGGCTGCAGGCCCGGGCGAGGAAGAGCCCAAAAACCTGCACACCGAGG GCCATGGGGGTCTTTTTAGCTGCTGCCGGAACAAGCCGGTCCACACACTGTCCCCGTTCTCTACTGGAGTCCACATCCTGGGTGGACTGGTCGTCTTCATGACAGACGGCATTATA GGGGTGTATTCGGTCTTTGTTTACAGCTACGCTGTGGACCCTCCCCTGGCTCTGAAGCACAAGACAGCGGGGTACCTGTCCAGCGTCTTCTGGGCGGCCATCACCGTGGGGCGGCTGATCTCTGTCCCCATGTCCTGCAGGGTCCGGCCAGTCCATATGCTCATCGGCAACCTG gctggcaTGGTCATTACCACcttgctcctcctcctcctccacactcATGGCATGTTCCTGTTTGTGGGGACGTTTTTCCTGGGTCTATTCCTCAGCAGCGTCTTCCCCTGCATGCTGGCCTATGCCGAGGACACCCTGGACTACCAAG gctGCGTGACCACGTTCGTCGTGACGTGCGCTGGGTCGGGCGAGATGGTCCTTCAGGTGGTCGTAGGCTCG ttcATGCACCGTACAGGCAGCTACAGCTTCCTCCTCTGTACCATGGTCATCGCCAGCGTCGGATTCATCCTCTTCTGTGTTCTACTGCTGTTCCGTCACATGCACAG GTAG